The DNA region AAAAAGTGGGCGCAGTACCGACTGGCAGAAACTTATTTATAAAAACGGCTTTGTAACCGATCATCAAATAGGTGTTGCAGGAGGGAACGATCTTACCCAGTATGCCATATCAGGCGGATACTACAACGAAACGGGGATCTATTTCGGCCAGTCGTTTGTACGTTATTCTATTAAACTGAGTGTAGATCAGCAATTGGGTAAATATGTAAAGGTTGGTTTAAGCAGCTTAAATACCTTAAGCTATACCAACGGTGAAAACGCGAACCCACTTGGGCAGGCCTTAAGGGCAAGTCCGCTTTCAACACCTTACGATGATGCTACCGGCAAACTGGTAGGTTTTACCGCCGGGAGCGCTAACCAGGTATGGAATCCGCTTGCAAATTTTGTTCCGGGTGCTGCTATTGAAACTCGCAAAAGATTTGGAACTTTTACAACAGCTTACCTCGAAGCCAGCCTTGCACCTGGTTTAAAATACAGGTTTAATGGCGGTGCTGAAATAAGGCCTGATATTTACGGCAACTACTACGCCAGCGCTACCACAAATAACCTCGGCGGTGCATCAACAGCAAATAACCAAAGTACTTACAGCTATAATTATACGCTTGAAAATATATTGACTTACGATAAAGTATTTGCGCAAAAACACCATATTAATTTTACGGGCCTTTACAGTTTACAGGAGAGCCAGTCACAATCAAACTCCTTTAGCTATAATAATATCCTGTCAGATGGGGTCCAGTATTTTAACCCGCAGTACGGGGCTAATCTAAACGGCTCCGGATCATATTCTAAGTGGGATATTATCTCGTATATGGCCAGGGTAAATTATGGTTATGCCAATAAATACCTGCTTACCTTAACCATGCGTTCAGACGGATCGTCACGCCTGGCGCCTGGCAATAAATATCATGTATTCCCTTCAGCAGCAATTGCATGGAATGTTACGAAAGAGCCTTTTTTAATGAACTCAAACGTACTTTCAAACCTCAAATTAAGGGCAAGCTATGGTACCGTTGGTAATACTTCTATTAATCCTTACCAAACATTGGGTGCTTTATCATCTGTTACCTATAATTTTGGCTCTACAAACCTTACCGGGGCTTATCCAACAAATGTTCCTAATCCAAACCTCACATGGGAGTATACTTCTACATTAAATGCGGGTGTTGATTTCGGGCTTTTCCAGGGGCGGGTTACGGGCACGGTTGAAGCCTACCATCAGTATACCAGGTCATTACTGCTACCATTATCATTACCGCCAACCTCGGGCATACCAAACAGCATTTTAACTAATGTGGGTCAAACGCAAAATAAAGGTATCGAAGTAAGTATAAGCACTATCAATTTACCGGGCAACGGCAGGAACACAGTTAGCTGGAGCACCAATTTTAACATCGCATTTAACAGGGGCAAAGTAACCAAATTAGCAAGCGGGGTTACCCAGGATATTACAAACGGTTTGTTTGTGGGCCAGCCTATTAATGCCATATTTGATTATAAAAAAATCGGTATCTGGCAAAATACGGCTGCAGATACCGCCCAGGCTAAAAGCTTAGGTCTTACAACCACCGGTACAGGTTCTGTAATTGGCACTATCAGGGTAGAGGATGTAAATAAAGATGGAAAGATAAGCGCTGCCGACAGGGTTGTGCTTGGGTCAGATCAGCCAACTTATACAGGCGGTTTTACTAACCGCATTGGTTATAGAGGATTTGATTTTACGGTAGTGGCCGCTTACAGGGTGGGGGGATTAATTACTTCCAAAATGTTCCAGAGCGGAAGCTTTATT from Mucilaginibacter sp. SJ includes:
- a CDS encoding SusC/RagA family TonB-linked outer membrane protein, translating into MKKKSTKFFNFFMKVSIIAVVSSMVFCQILLAKHAKSQISDFPVKIAFGNESLQNSIDKLEKQTNIKFSYNPDELKGYKINPRKFNDEPLGKVLNYLFAKTRLSYKEINTGIVIYDKSASVKSSTPTNKTNEQNIEAADITVTGKVTDLNGGLPGVSVSIEGGGRGVITDPKGDYTIKVPADATLIFSSVGYKTQKVAVNNQTTINVTMISDLKSLTDVIVVGYGVQKKSDVTGSIVSVSEQSLRDVPAANIGQALQGQAAGVDIQKSGGNSHPGASPSILIRGSRSINASNSPLIVVDGIPFNGSLNDINPDDIISLEILKDASSTAIYGSRGANGVLLVSTRRGKKGGAAAITYSGYAGFNKPLGQYYIMNGAQFEDLKKWGLINGNPGKYTGIDDPAFLTDGSFAPQEVASIKSGRSTDWQKLIYKNGFVTDHQIGVAGGNDLTQYAISGGYYNETGIYFGQSFVRYSIKLSVDQQLGKYVKVGLSSLNTLSYTNGENANPLGQALRASPLSTPYDDATGKLVGFTAGSANQVWNPLANFVPGAAIETRKRFGTFTTAYLEASLAPGLKYRFNGGAEIRPDIYGNYYASATTNNLGGASTANNQSTYSYNYTLENILTYDKVFAQKHHINFTGLYSLQESQSQSNSFSYNNILSDGVQYFNPQYGANLNGSGSYSKWDIISYMARVNYGYANKYLLTLTMRSDGSSRLAPGNKYHVFPSAAIAWNVTKEPFLMNSNVLSNLKLRASYGTVGNTSINPYQTLGALSSVTYNFGSTNLTGAYPTNVPNPNLTWEYTSTLNAGVDFGLFQGRVTGTVEAYHQYTRSLLLPLSLPPTSGIPNSILTNVGQTQNKGIEVSISTINLPGNGRNTVSWSTNFNIAFNRGKVTKLASGVTQDITNGLFVGQPINAIFDYKKIGIWQNTAADTAQAKSLGLTTTGTGSVIGTIRVEDVNKDGKISAADRVVLGSDQPTYTGGFTNRIGYRGFDFTVVAAYRVGGLITSKMFQSGSFINTFQGNYNNLNEDYWTPSNHQNYYPKPNSASTNTPYSSTLSYFDGTFLKIRSLTLGYNMPESITKRINARSLRVYATAQNPFILFSPYRNTYHGLDPETAGALNVDTPPTKSFTFGINMTL